One stretch of Pigmentiphaga aceris DNA includes these proteins:
- a CDS encoding DUF6351 family protein gives MRIQPEVLSSRADMVSGGDVLIRIPVPSDIDPDDLRIYLGTTDVTQRFAAGRGGNEARLVGRLKGLQLGAVSLAVHYRGKQVGSVGMVNHPISGPVFSGPHEAPYVCQTTSFTLPGGTFLGEPLDANCSIQTRVDYFYHQTDGDASGLVPLGNIGNLAKPPADVAHLNIGGKQVRYILRLETGTINRAIYQIAALHDPFSDRPVDPTTTWAGWNNRLIYAFGGGCNGGWNRQGSSVGDVLNSDLIRQGYAIASSSLNVFGNNCNEILAAETMAMVKEQFVRTFGPPLFTIGWGCSGGSYQQHQIADNYPGLLDGIIPGCSFPELLASTIPMLADMNLLRRYFAKPDALVFSPEAQRAVAGVVTEKVLNNADFQQGVKRIAVSGFVPSVLPRDALFDPQKNPKGLRSDVFSHLVNLVGRDPTSGFALRPLDNVGVQYGLKALNDGVISLDQFLDLNTKIGGYNRDGVPIAERSVGDVEAINASYRNGLVVGRGMLGATPTIDYRAYADDQPEGDLHLRYHSFALRERLIAQHGKAPNHVMFVEDNRYGLYSSDSPLLRRALTEMDHWLTAIVNDPGKGSAFDKAARHRPARLQDTCMTRDKIATATTGTVHLDQGACAARYPTPAGPHYVAGAPLVGDILKCQLKPVDPADYRVQPDEADLVRIKRAFPTGVCDWSKPGVGQTAPANPWRRIGMS, from the coding sequence TGCCGCCGGCCGTGGCGGCAATGAAGCGCGTCTGGTCGGGCGGCTCAAGGGATTGCAGCTTGGCGCAGTGTCTTTGGCGGTGCACTACCGGGGTAAGCAGGTAGGCTCGGTGGGCATGGTCAACCACCCGATCAGCGGGCCGGTTTTTTCCGGGCCGCATGAAGCGCCATATGTTTGCCAGACCACGAGTTTCACGCTGCCGGGCGGCACTTTCCTGGGCGAGCCGCTGGATGCAAACTGTTCGATCCAGACGCGTGTCGATTATTTCTATCATCAGACTGATGGCGATGCATCGGGCCTGGTACCCCTTGGCAACATTGGCAATCTTGCCAAGCCGCCAGCAGATGTGGCGCACCTGAACATCGGCGGCAAGCAGGTCAGATACATCCTGCGCCTGGAAACCGGCACCATCAATCGGGCGATCTATCAGATTGCCGCGCTGCATGACCCATTTTCTGATCGCCCTGTTGACCCGACCACCACCTGGGCAGGCTGGAACAACCGGTTGATCTACGCGTTTGGTGGCGGGTGCAATGGCGGATGGAACCGCCAGGGTTCGTCAGTGGGAGACGTGCTCAACAGCGATCTGATCCGCCAGGGCTACGCCATTGCGTCGTCGTCGCTGAACGTGTTCGGGAACAACTGCAACGAGATCCTGGCTGCCGAAACCATGGCCATGGTCAAAGAGCAGTTCGTGCGCACCTTTGGCCCGCCATTGTTCACAATCGGCTGGGGCTGTTCGGGCGGCTCTTACCAGCAACACCAGATTGCCGATAACTATCCGGGATTGCTCGACGGCATCATTCCGGGTTGCAGCTTCCCGGAATTGTTGGCGTCCACCATTCCGATGCTGGCAGACATGAACCTGCTGCGGCGCTATTTCGCCAAACCCGATGCGCTGGTGTTCTCGCCCGAGGCGCAGCGTGCGGTGGCGGGGGTCGTCACCGAAAAAGTGTTGAATAACGCCGATTTTCAGCAGGGCGTGAAGCGCATCGCGGTGTCGGGGTTTGTGCCTTCGGTGTTGCCGCGCGACGCGCTGTTCGATCCGCAGAAAAATCCCAAGGGATTGCGCTCGGATGTGTTTTCCCACTTGGTCAACCTGGTCGGGCGTGATCCCACCAGTGGGTTTGCGCTGCGTCCGCTGGACAACGTGGGGGTGCAATACGGCCTGAAGGCGCTCAACGATGGGGTGATCTCGCTCGATCAGTTCCTTGATCTGAACACCAAGATCGGCGGCTACAACCGCGACGGCGTGCCGATTGCCGAGCGCAGCGTGGGCGATGTGGAAGCCATCAACGCCTCGTATCGCAATGGGCTGGTGGTGGGGCGGGGCATGCTGGGTGCCACGCCCACCATCGACTATCGTGCTTACGCGGATGACCAGCCCGAAGGGGATCTGCACCTGCGTTATCACTCGTTTGCGCTGCGTGAACGCCTGATTGCGCAGCACGGCAAGGCACCGAACCACGTGATGTTTGTCGAGGACAACCGCTATGGGCTGTACTCCAGCGACAGCCCCTTGTTGCGCCGCGCGCTGACCGAGATGGATCATTGGCTGACGGCCATCGTCAACGATCCGGGCAAAGGGTCTGCCTTCGACAAGGCCGCGCGCCATCGTCCTGCAAGATTGCAGGACACCTGCATGACACGCGACAAGATCGCCACCGCCACGACAGGCACGGTGCACCTGGATCAAGGGGCGTGCGCCGCACGTTACCCGACGCCAGCCGGGCCGCACTACGTGGCGGGGGCACCGCTGGTTGGCGATATTCTGAAGTGCCAGCTGAAACCCGTTGATCCGGCTGATTATCGGGTTCAGCCCGATGAAGCCGACCTGGTGCGTATCAAACGCGCTTTCCCCACCGGCGTGTGTGACTGGAGCAAGCCAGGCGTCGGTCAGACTGCACCAGCCAATCCGTGGCGTCGCATTGGCATGTCTTGA